In one window of Maribacter sp. BPC-D8 DNA:
- a CDS encoding SRPBCC family protein codes for MKLYQLHSKQALPIDKKKAWEFLSDPANLKVITPEHMGFNILSGADREMFPGQIIQYKVSPFPGYTTKWVTEITHVDQGNYFVDEQRFGPYALWHHKHFINEIDEGVIMEDIIDYKIPFGFLGQLAHPIIVKKQLMEIFKFREDKLKELFGTVDSIPNELQLKSF; via the coding sequence ATGAAATTATATCAATTACATTCAAAACAAGCCCTACCTATTGACAAAAAAAAAGCGTGGGAGTTTTTATCAGACCCAGCAAATTTAAAAGTTATTACTCCTGAACATATGGGATTCAATATTCTTTCGGGAGCAGATAGAGAAATGTTTCCTGGGCAGATTATACAGTATAAGGTATCTCCTTTTCCTGGTTATACTACAAAATGGGTAACTGAAATAACCCACGTAGATCAAGGTAATTATTTTGTCGATGAGCAAAGATTCGGACCATATGCACTTTGGCACCATAAGCACTTTATCAATGAAATAGATGAAGGTGTTATCATGGAAGATATTATAGATTATAAAATTCCTTTCGGTTTTTTGGGTCAGTTAGCGCATCCTATCATCGTAAAAAAACAGTTGATGGAAATATTTAAGTTCAGAGAAGACAAATTGAAAGAGCTTTTCGGTACAGTAGATTCCATCCCTAATGAACTTCAACTAAAATCTTTTTAA
- a CDS encoding DUF4290 domain-containing protein yields MQLVENLEYNTEREHLIIPEYGRHFQKMVNHAISIEDREERNKVAQAIISVMGNIQPHLRDVPDFQHKLWDQLFIMADFKLDVDSPFPITSKEILRQRPEALEYPQNFPKYRFYGNNIKRMVDVAVEWEKGDKRSGLEYAIANHMKKCYLNWNKDVVDDTAIFKHLFDLSDGRIDLAAEGESLTDSGQFLKNRVAKTPRSNNTGKKNQRNNNNNNRSKKRY; encoded by the coding sequence TTGCAATTAGTAGAAAACCTAGAATATAATACCGAGCGTGAACATTTGATTATACCGGAGTATGGTCGTCATTTTCAAAAAATGGTGAACCATGCAATATCAATTGAAGACCGTGAAGAAAGAAATAAAGTAGCGCAAGCAATCATTAGTGTAATGGGAAATATACAGCCCCATTTACGTGATGTGCCTGATTTTCAGCATAAACTCTGGGATCAGTTATTTATAATGGCTGATTTTAAGTTGGATGTAGATTCTCCATTTCCAATTACCTCTAAAGAGATATTAAGACAGAGACCTGAGGCTTTAGAGTATCCTCAAAACTTTCCTAAATATCGATTTTACGGTAATAACATTAAACGTATGGTTGATGTTGCCGTAGAGTGGGAGAAAGGTGATAAGCGTTCTGGTTTAGAATATGCGATTGCCAATCACATGAAAAAATGCTATTTGAATTGGAATAAAGATGTAGTTGATGATACAGCTATTTTTAAACATTTATTCGATTTAAGTGATGGTCGCATAGATTTAGCTGCTGAAGGCGAAAGTTTGACTGATAGCGGACAGTTTCTTAAAAATCGAGTTGCTAAAACGCCTCGTTCGAATAATACAGGAAAGAAAAATCAAAGAAATAATAATAATAATAACCGCAGTAAAAAGCGGTATTAA
- a CDS encoding DUF493 family protein, with protein MDENNPVEFYKKLKEQLTETSKWPSDYLYKFIVETKTDKIDKINTIFDNTGAVINLKESKNGKYTSVSITVNLKSPDAVIEKYKKVGEIEGVISL; from the coding sequence ATGGACGAAAATAACCCAGTTGAATTCTATAAGAAATTAAAGGAGCAATTAACAGAAACCTCAAAATGGCCTTCTGATTATCTGTATAAATTTATTGTTGAGACAAAAACAGATAAAATTGATAAAATAAATACCATTTTTGATAATACAGGAGCAGTTATCAATTTAAAAGAATCTAAAAATGGTAAATATACCAGTGTTTCTATTACCGTAAACTTAAAAAGCCCCGACGCGGTTATTGAGAAATACAAAAAAGTAGGTGAGATAGAGGGCGTAATATCCTTGTAA
- a CDS encoding VOC family protein, protein MKHSKSVHLCLATQKLDELIASLEEKNVPYWDWPGKENTVTLRADGVRQIYLKDPENNWVEINNAIH, encoded by the coding sequence ATGAAACATAGCAAAAGTGTACACCTTTGCTTGGCTACCCAAAAATTAGATGAATTAATAGCTTCTCTTGAAGAAAAGAACGTTCCGTATTGGGATTGGCCAGGAAAAGAAAATACAGTCACCTTAAGAGCTGACGGAGTAAGACAGATTTATTTAAAAGACCCAGAAAACAATTGGGTTGAAATCAATAACGCAATACATTAA
- a CDS encoding amidohydrolase, with protein sequence MKKTVLLALCLCMSASVFSQKMSKDKNLIISSVEKHKEELIKISDSIWALAETAFDETESSRILSDYAEKNGLTVTRGVADIPTAFTATYGSGSPVISILGEFDALPGISQKTSPVKEPFKEGAAGHGCGHNMFGTASLGSAIAIKELMDAGKIKGTVKFLGTPAEEKYFAKVWMVKAGLWDDVDVNVSWHPSAGIEADVQSGLSLIDFVVEFYGQAAHASMDPWNGRSASDALELYTTGINYYREHILPSSRIHYHIQDGGQVVNVVPDYAKLWVRVRDPKRSNMLPTYERVKAMAEGAAIMANVEYKISLVSGIYETLVNRSGGEIMQNNLELLGPITYTEEETVFGKAIQKATGKPEVGFDGTVHPLRETLENPGGGSTDVGDVSWNVPNINLGVSVAPTGTPWHSWAVVACGGMSIGHKGMIHASKAMGMTMLDLFQNPKLITKVKEEFKTRKGDEVYEPMIDGPPPLDGE encoded by the coding sequence ATGAAAAAAACAGTATTATTGGCACTTTGCTTATGCATGAGTGCTTCAGTTTTCTCTCAGAAAATGAGTAAAGACAAAAATCTAATTATCTCTTCTGTCGAAAAACACAAAGAAGAACTTATTAAAATCAGTGATTCTATTTGGGCTCTTGCCGAAACTGCTTTTGATGAAACGGAATCTTCTAGAATTTTATCGGATTATGCAGAAAAAAACGGATTGACAGTTACTAGAGGCGTTGCCGATATACCAACAGCTTTTACCGCAACGTATGGTTCTGGTAGCCCTGTAATAAGTATTTTGGGTGAATTTGATGCCCTACCAGGAATTTCTCAAAAAACATCTCCTGTAAAAGAACCTTTTAAAGAAGGAGCTGCAGGTCATGGTTGCGGACACAACATGTTCGGTACAGCAAGTCTTGGATCTGCAATTGCGATTAAAGAACTAATGGATGCCGGTAAAATAAAAGGCACCGTTAAATTCTTAGGCACACCAGCTGAAGAAAAATACTTTGCAAAAGTATGGATGGTAAAAGCTGGATTATGGGATGACGTTGATGTCAATGTTAGCTGGCACCCATCTGCAGGCATTGAAGCCGATGTACAAAGCGGGTTATCGCTTATTGATTTTGTAGTTGAGTTTTACGGTCAAGCTGCACATGCCTCAATGGATCCTTGGAACGGTCGTAGCGCATCTGATGCGTTAGAATTATATACAACAGGCATCAACTATTACAGAGAGCACATTTTACCATCTTCTAGAATTCATTATCATATACAAGATGGTGGTCAGGTTGTAAATGTAGTACCAGATTACGCTAAGCTCTGGGTACGTGTTCGTGATCCTAAAAGATCAAATATGTTACCAACGTATGAACGTGTAAAAGCAATGGCTGAAGGTGCTGCTATTATGGCGAACGTAGAGTATAAAATTTCTTTGGTGTCAGGTATTTATGAAACATTGGTTAACCGCTCTGGCGGTGAAATTATGCAGAATAATTTAGAGTTATTAGGTCCGATTACCTATACCGAAGAAGAAACGGTTTTTGGTAAAGCAATTCAAAAAGCTACCGGTAAACCAGAAGTTGGTTTTGATGGTACCGTTCACCCATTGAGAGAAACGTTAGAAAACCCAGGCGGTGGTTCTACAGATGTAGGTGATGTTAGTTGGAATGTACCTAATATTAATTTAGGGGTTTCTGTAGCTCCTACAGGTACACCTTGGCATTCTTGGGCTGTTGTTGCCTGCGGCGGAATGTCTATCGGTCACAAAGGAATGATCCATGCATCTAAAGCAATGGGTATGACGATGTTGGACTTATTTCAAAATCCGAAATTAATAACGAAGGTGAAAGAAGAGTTCAAAACCCGAAAAGGCGATGAAGTTTATGAGCCAATGATCGATGGTCCGCCACCATTAGATGGAGAATAA
- a CDS encoding pirin family protein: MHSAIKQIFQLGFPWQTQDPFLFCVYHLDHYPKGNGELGPADSLEGRNLGNDFQIKDGYRMYHGTTIPGFPAHPHRGFETITVVNKGFCDHSDSLGAAGRFGEGDVQWMTAGSGVQHSEMFPLIHSDKENTLELFQIWLNLPSKSKFVDPHFKMLWHEDIPVLKLKQSTVKVIAGSFGSEQALAPAPDSWASEAENDVAIWNIKIEANGAITLPKANEGSTRTIYFYDGDTLEILSESITANHGIDVVASEEIILKANEKEASILVLQGKPIGETVAKYGPFVMNTEEELEDAMNEFRTTQFGGWPWRHPDHTHEINRGRFAKYPDGTLIEK, from the coding sequence ATGCATAGCGCAATAAAGCAAATATTCCAATTAGGTTTCCCATGGCAAACGCAAGATCCTTTTTTATTCTGCGTATATCATTTAGACCACTATCCTAAAGGCAATGGCGAACTAGGTCCGGCTGATTCGTTAGAAGGCAGGAATTTAGGAAACGATTTTCAAATTAAAGATGGCTATAGAATGTATCACGGAACTACGATACCCGGATTTCCTGCACATCCGCATCGTGGCTTTGAAACTATAACAGTTGTGAACAAAGGGTTTTGTGATCATTCTGATTCATTAGGCGCGGCAGGGCGATTTGGAGAAGGAGATGTACAATGGATGACTGCTGGCAGCGGAGTACAACATTCAGAAATGTTTCCGTTGATTCATAGCGACAAAGAAAACACTTTAGAGCTTTTTCAAATATGGTTGAATCTACCGTCAAAAAGTAAATTTGTAGATCCGCACTTCAAAATGCTTTGGCATGAAGATATTCCGGTATTAAAATTAAAGCAATCTACAGTAAAGGTTATTGCCGGTAGTTTTGGTTCTGAACAAGCATTAGCACCTGCACCTGATTCATGGGCTTCAGAGGCAGAAAACGATGTAGCAATCTGGAATATAAAAATCGAAGCAAATGGTGCCATAACACTGCCTAAAGCGAATGAAGGTTCAACCCGAACCATATATTTTTATGATGGGGATACTTTAGAAATTTTGAGTGAATCTATAACTGCAAACCATGGTATTGACGTAGTGGCATCTGAAGAAATTATATTGAAAGCCAATGAAAAAGAAGCTAGCATTCTTGTACTACAAGGTAAACCTATTGGCGAGACCGTAGCAAAATACGGTCCGTTTGTAATGAATACTGAAGAAGAATTAGAAGATGCTATGAATGAGTTCAGAACTACGCAGTTTGGTGGTTGGCCATGGCGACATCCTGATCATACGCATGAAATAAACCGAGGACGTTTTGCTAAATATCCCGACGGTACTTTAATTGAGAAATAA
- a CDS encoding DUF6340 family protein → MKNLAYKVLLTSAFFSIMACSSTNRMTMGITQPAEVPIPNNVINIGIVNRSSASEKNKVVDNIDKILSLEGLNLDKEGAQNAVMGLKYELERSNRFDAVKVIENQKDIEKGLSIFPSEISWEIVDRICKENDVDVLFSLEFYDTDTAVDYELTTIKIPNNLGIDANVPGHRIKLNTAIKNGWRIYDPSNRTIIDKFVSNDRIFSSGEGINPVKALEAVIGRKEAVLTVSSKLGANYALFTRPEKIRIARDYFIKGSNNLEIADRRAKAGDWDGAADLWNADLNNVKSKVAGRAYYNMAISNEINGNLNKAIEYASKAYTDYENKDALRYVNVLKRRVVNQQELNRQLAK, encoded by the coding sequence ATGAAAAACCTAGCCTATAAAGTACTCCTAACCTCTGCATTTTTTTCAATAATGGCATGTAGTTCTACCAATAGAATGACGATGGGTATTACCCAACCAGCCGAAGTGCCGATACCAAACAATGTAATTAATATAGGTATTGTAAACAGAAGTAGTGCTTCAGAAAAGAATAAGGTTGTAGATAATATTGACAAGATTTTATCTTTAGAAGGACTTAATTTAGATAAGGAAGGTGCTCAAAATGCTGTAATGGGACTCAAATATGAACTAGAGCGTAGTAATCGATTTGATGCTGTTAAAGTAATTGAAAATCAAAAAGATATAGAAAAAGGATTAAGCATTTTTCCTTCAGAAATCTCTTGGGAAATTGTTGATAGAATTTGTAAGGAAAATGATGTAGACGTTCTATTTTCGTTAGAGTTTTATGACACTGATACAGCTGTCGATTATGAATTGACTACAATTAAAATACCTAATAATTTGGGTATTGATGCAAATGTACCAGGACATAGAATTAAACTAAATACCGCTATTAAAAACGGATGGAGAATCTATGACCCTTCAAATAGAACTATTATTGATAAGTTCGTTTCTAATGACAGAATATTTTCATCGGGTGAGGGAATCAACCCTGTTAAGGCATTAGAAGCTGTTATTGGTAGAAAAGAGGCTGTTTTAACAGTAAGTTCTAAATTAGGTGCGAACTATGCTCTTTTTACAAGACCTGAAAAAATTCGTATTGCTAGAGATTATTTTATAAAAGGAAGTAACAATTTAGAAATTGCCGATAGACGTGCAAAAGCTGGTGATTGGGATGGTGCCGCAGATTTATGGAATGCCGATTTAAACAATGTCAAAAGTAAAGTTGCCGGTAGAGCATATTACAATATGGCAATTAGCAACGAAATCAACGGTAACCTGAACAAGGCAATAGAATATGCTTCTAAAGCCTATACAGACTACGAAAATAAAGATGCTTTACGTTATGTAAATGTGCTAAAAAGAAGAGTTGTAAATCAACAAGAACTAAATCGTCAATTGGCGAAATAG
- the murA gene encoding UDP-N-acetylglucosamine 1-carboxyvinyltransferase, with product MGTFKIEGGHQLSGEITPQGAKNEALQILCAVLLTDEKVTINNIPDIVDVNKLIALLEDLGVKIQKKGKGSYSFKADDINLEYLQSDQFKQDGRGLRGSIMLVGPLLARFGKGYIPKPGGDKIGRRRLDTHFEGFIKLGAKFRYNREEYFYGVEADKLKGTYMLLDEASVTGTANIVMAAVLAEGQTTIYNAACEPYLQQLCKMLNRMGAKISGLGSNLLVIDGVDKLGGTDHRMLPDMIEIGSWIGLAAMTKSELTIKDVSWDDLGQIPTVFGKLGITLERKGDDIYIPAHLDGYEIQNYIDGSILTIADAPWPGLTPDLLSIILVVATQSRGEVLIHQKMFESRLFFVDKLLDMGAKVILCDPHRATVIGHDFKSTLKATTMTSPDIRAGVSLLIAALSAKGTSTIHNIEQIDRGYENIDERLRAIGAKITRM from the coding sequence ATGGGGACATTCAAAATTGAAGGAGGGCATCAGTTATCTGGTGAAATAACCCCTCAAGGAGCAAAGAACGAAGCACTTCAAATACTTTGCGCAGTACTACTTACAGACGAAAAAGTAACAATCAACAACATTCCAGATATTGTTGATGTTAATAAACTTATAGCGCTTTTAGAAGACTTAGGTGTAAAAATTCAAAAGAAAGGCAAAGGTTCTTATAGTTTTAAGGCCGACGATATTAACTTAGAATATTTACAATCTGATCAGTTTAAACAAGATGGTAGAGGCTTAAGAGGCTCTATTATGTTGGTTGGACCATTATTGGCACGTTTTGGTAAAGGATATATTCCGAAACCAGGTGGTGACAAAATTGGTCGAAGACGTTTAGATACACACTTTGAAGGTTTTATAAAATTAGGTGCCAAATTTCGCTACAACCGCGAAGAATATTTCTACGGTGTTGAGGCAGATAAGTTGAAAGGTACCTACATGTTGCTAGATGAAGCTTCCGTTACCGGAACCGCAAACATTGTTATGGCAGCGGTTTTAGCTGAAGGGCAAACGACTATTTACAATGCGGCATGTGAGCCATATTTACAGCAACTTTGTAAAATGTTGAATAGAATGGGCGCCAAAATATCTGGTTTGGGTTCTAATCTTTTGGTTATCGATGGTGTAGATAAATTAGGTGGTACGGATCACCGTATGTTGCCTGATATGATTGAGATTGGTAGCTGGATCGGTTTGGCTGCTATGACCAAAAGTGAATTAACTATTAAAGATGTTAGTTGGGACGATTTAGGTCAAATACCAACAGTATTCGGTAAACTAGGTATTACCTTAGAAAGAAAAGGTGATGATATTTACATTCCTGCTCATTTAGACGGATACGAAATTCAAAACTATATTGATGGTTCTATTTTAACCATTGCAGATGCACCTTGGCCAGGATTGACTCCTGATTTATTGAGCATCATTTTAGTTGTTGCGACACAATCTAGAGGAGAAGTGCTTATACATCAAAAGATGTTTGAAAGCCGCTTATTCTTCGTAGATAAGTTATTAGACATGGGGGCAAAGGTTATTCTTTGTGATCCACATAGAGCTACAGTTATAGGTCATGATTTTAAGTCTACTTTAAAAGCGACTACAATGACATCGCCAGATATTAGAGCTGGTGTTTCATTATTGATTGCTGCATTATCGGCAAAAGGGACTTCTACTATTCATAATATTGAACAGATAGATCGTGGCTACGAGAATATAGATGAAAGACTACGTGCAATAGGTGCTAAAATTACAAGGATGTAA
- a CDS encoding ATP-binding protein → MSLKSKRIVVTGGPGTGKTVLISSLEENGYHCFHEVIRTMTLDALGDVSLEDKLVNPIDFVKDSKSFNDELINARLQHFINGQNIHKDHLFYDRGLPDVIAYMDYFGQPSEEIYANLCLEHRYDEVLILPPWKEIYVQDNERMENFEQACGIHDKLEKTYIDLGYTPIEVPFGTIENRMQFVVDFINKTGE, encoded by the coding sequence ATGAGTTTGAAAAGCAAGAGAATTGTTGTAACAGGAGGTCCGGGGACCGGAAAAACGGTATTAATATCATCACTAGAAGAAAATGGATACCATTGTTTTCATGAGGTAATTAGAACGATGACTTTAGATGCATTGGGCGATGTTTCTTTAGAAGATAAATTAGTAAACCCCATTGATTTTGTCAAAGATTCAAAAAGTTTTAATGATGAATTAATTAATGCTCGCTTACAACATTTTATTAATGGTCAAAACATACATAAAGATCATTTATTCTATGATCGCGGGTTACCCGATGTTATAGCCTATATGGATTATTTTGGGCAACCTTCAGAAGAAATTTATGCTAATTTATGTTTAGAACACAGGTATGACGAGGTATTGATCTTACCGCCTTGGAAAGAAATTTATGTGCAGGATAATGAACGAATGGAAAATTTCGAACAAGCTTGTGGCATTCACGATAAGCTTGAAAAAACGTATATTGATCTAGGGTATACGCCAATAGAAGTTCCATTTGGTACTATAGAAAATCGTATGCAATTTGTAGTAGATTTTATAAATAAAACGGGTGAATAA
- a CDS encoding SDR family NAD(P)-dependent oxidoreductase — MKNILLIGGSHGIGLSMVKELQETHNLFVASRTDEALQHENITHIEFDVTKDELDISQLPEKLDGFVYCPGSINLKPFKMISLDTIKDDMELNFFAMVKIVKGIISLMNEGSSMVFFSTIAVGTGMPFHTSVAAAKGAIEGFAKSMAAEYAPKIRVNVIAPSLVDTPLAKRLLNNDKKREMMSERHPLKRVGNPEDIANTAVFLLSDKSTWMTGQIIGVDGGLSTLNIN, encoded by the coding sequence ATGAAAAATATATTATTAATTGGAGGGTCTCATGGTATTGGGCTTTCTATGGTAAAAGAATTACAAGAAACGCATAACCTATTTGTTGCATCGCGAACAGATGAAGCATTGCAGCACGAAAACATAACTCATATCGAATTCGATGTAACTAAAGACGAACTAGATATTTCTCAATTACCCGAAAAACTTGACGGCTTTGTTTATTGCCCTGGCAGTATAAATCTAAAGCCATTTAAAATGATTTCATTAGATACCATAAAAGACGACATGGAACTTAATTTCTTTGCTATGGTTAAAATAGTAAAAGGAATAATTTCATTGATGAACGAAGGGTCAAGTATGGTCTTTTTTAGTACTATTGCTGTAGGTACAGGCATGCCCTTTCATACTAGTGTAGCTGCTGCTAAAGGAGCTATTGAAGGTTTTGCAAAGTCAATGGCGGCAGAGTATGCACCTAAAATTCGAGTAAATGTTATAGCACCATCTTTGGTAGATACACCTTTAGCAAAACGACTTTTAAACAATGATAAAAAACGTGAAATGATGAGTGAACGTCATCCGTTAAAAAGAGTCGGAAATCCTGAAGATATTGCAAATACAGCAGTCTTTCTTTTGAGTGATAAAAGTACATGGATGACCGGACAAATTATAGGTGTAGATGGCGGACTCTCAACTTTAAACATCAACTAA
- a CDS encoding cryptochrome/photolyase family protein — MSKKVSIFWFRRDLRLDDNVGFLEALKGEYPVLPIFIFDKEILSKLPKDDARLTFIHETLQNMRNQLQEEQDSSLAMYFGKPIAILESLTQEYDVMTVITNRDYEPYAKERDENVASFLKENSIEFKTFKDQVIFEKSEIVKGDGDPYVVYTPYKNKWQEHFSADKDLVIHYTSQHLANLIKNSRLPNLSLSDIGFEKSKIEVPEYDVTPTLIDNYEDTRDFPAIKNGTSLLGPHLRFGTVSVRKMMKKAIAENNKVFWSELIWREFFMTILYHFPHTVDNAFRSKYDRIEWRNNEEEFEKWKTGTTGYLLVDAGMRQLNETGNMHNRVRMLVASFLCKHLLIDWRWGETYFAEKLLDYELSSNVGNWQWAAGSGVDAAPYFRIFNPMTQVDKFDKNKEYIKTWIKEFGTDKYPEKMVDHKMARERCLTTYKEAVS; from the coding sequence ATGTCTAAAAAAGTATCTATATTTTGGTTTAGAAGAGATTTAAGATTAGACGACAATGTCGGCTTTCTTGAAGCTTTGAAAGGCGAATACCCAGTATTACCCATTTTTATATTTGATAAAGAAATTCTTTCAAAATTACCGAAAGATGATGCAAGGCTAACATTCATACATGAGACCTTGCAGAACATGAGAAATCAATTACAAGAAGAGCAGGATAGCTCTTTAGCTATGTATTTTGGTAAACCTATAGCTATTTTAGAAAGTCTTACTCAAGAATACGATGTAATGACCGTAATCACCAATAGAGATTATGAGCCTTATGCAAAAGAAAGAGATGAAAATGTTGCTAGTTTTTTAAAGGAGAATTCTATTGAATTTAAGACATTCAAAGACCAAGTTATTTTTGAGAAATCAGAAATTGTTAAAGGTGATGGAGACCCATATGTAGTCTATACACCTTATAAGAATAAATGGCAAGAGCATTTTAGTGCTGATAAAGATTTGGTCATTCATTATACCAGCCAGCATTTAGCTAATTTGATTAAAAACTCTCGATTACCAAATTTATCATTGAGCGATATCGGTTTTGAGAAATCTAAAATAGAAGTTCCTGAATATGATGTCACCCCTACTCTAATAGATAATTATGAAGATACACGAGATTTTCCAGCTATTAAAAACGGAACTTCATTACTAGGTCCGCATTTACGTTTTGGCACTGTATCGGTTCGAAAGATGATGAAAAAAGCTATCGCCGAGAATAACAAGGTTTTTTGGAGCGAATTGATATGGAGAGAATTTTTTATGACTATTCTTTACCACTTTCCGCATACTGTAGATAATGCTTTTAGATCTAAATATGACCGTATAGAATGGCGAAATAATGAAGAGGAGTTCGAAAAATGGAAAACTGGAACCACAGGATATCTTTTGGTAGATGCCGGTATGCGCCAACTAAATGAGACCGGTAATATGCATAATCGGGTACGTATGCTAGTAGCAAGTTTTCTGTGCAAACATCTTTTAATAGATTGGCGTTGGGGAGAAACCTATTTTGCCGAAAAGTTGTTAGATTATGAATTGAGTTCAAATGTTGGCAATTGGCAGTGGGCCGCAGGTAGCGGTGTTGATGCTGCACCTTATTTTAGAATTTTCAACCCTATGACACAAGTCGATAAATTCGACAAGAACAAAGAATACATAAAAACCTGGATTAAAGAATTTGGCACTGACAAATACCCAGAAAAAATGGTAGATCACAAAATGGCTAGAGAACGCTGTTTAACAACATATAAAGAAGCCGTTAGCTAA